In Gadus macrocephalus chromosome 4, ASM3116895v1, the following proteins share a genomic window:
- the LOC132454881 gene encoding uncharacterized protein K02A2.6-like produces MKRSVKDRKKRIHHVDARNVSESDETKSDTDSELGLYALSEKGKYSRISVLPRVNGKKMEMELDTGAAVSLISWELYKSKLSKLPLQPTEIMLKTYTGEPLAPEGVIKVQVKLNKQCAVLPLYIVKVDAPPLFGREWLRVIKLNWKDLKTVHAFEQREKDSLKMVLKRHSAVFSTELGTLKQIKSTLTVRPNSIPKFCPPRNVPYALRPRVEAELKRLTELGVISPLENSEWATPVVPVVKKDGTVRLCGDFKVTLNQALCVDRYPLPRIEDIFASLAGGQRFCKLDLSNAYLQMEVEEKCRKLLTISTQKGLFRFNRLPFGVASSPGLFQKAMDQVLLGLPYTHCYLDDILISGPDEQTHLKALDSVLGRLEEYGLHLKQEKCQFFQESVEYLGHIIDAAGLHKSPEKVRAIVEAPAPRDVSQLRSFLGMLNYYGRFIPDLATVLKPLNELLNKGKQWQWTVDCESAFQKAKALLVSQEVLTHYNPELSLRLACDASPYGVGAVLSHAMPDGEERPIAYASRTLSKAEQNYAQIEREALAIVFGVCKFHQYLYGNKFTLLTDHRPLTSILSPVKSTPSMAAARMQRWALLLSAHEYTIEYRKGALHANADGLSRLPLSHTHKEKLGAVEVFYTSQLDTLPVSNTEIKRETLSDSTLSRVQEIVSTGRCPAAKDADEELSPYLLRRHDLTIQQGCLMWGMRVIVPPKLRPRVLKELHSAHPGVVRMKSLARSYVWWPGIDSQIELHAKSCPPCQSIQKAPGLAPLHPWMWPSSPWERIHVDFAGPFEGHMYLITVDAHSKWPEVHIMDSTTASKTIQVLRGLFSRHGIPHILVSDNGPQFSSEEFSAFLKSNGVKHTRSAPYHPATNGLAERFVRTFKQALKSSKGTGMVQQRLDTFLLAYCNIPHTTTTETPAMLFLGRRLRSRLDFLKPNIAGTVHRSQDAQQQRRHQHSKDRQFDVGAPVLVRDYRKGEEKWTQGIVVEKTGPVSYRINAGVPGVWKRHVDQMLTRPDPELQQIAVNLPIPEDLPPGDICTTLHSNTPHTQEPDCHISQHTQSPHQSTDPPQTVLTGTPVTETMRHYPVRITKPPVRYGAE; encoded by the coding sequence ATGAAGCGCAGtgtgaaagacagaaagaagagAATTCATCATGTTGATGCTAGGAATGTTAGTGAAAGTGATGAGACTAAATCTGACACTGACTCTGAGTTGGGACTTTATGCCCTGTCTGAAAAAGGGAAATATTCTAGAATCTCTGTGCTGCCTAGAGTTAATGGAAAGAAAATGGAAATGGAATTGGATACTGGGGCTGCTGTGTCTTTAATTTCTTGGGAACTGTATAAAAGCAAGTTAAGTAAATTACCTCTGCAACCCACTGAGATAATGCTTAAAACTTACACTGGAGAGCCATTGGCACCGGAAGGGGTGATCAAAGTACAAGTTAAGTTAAATAAGCAGTGTGCTGTTTTGCCTTTGTACATAGTGAAAGTTGATGCACCTCCACTGTTTGGCAGAGAGTGGCTGAGAGTTATCAAATTGAATTGGAAAGACTTGAAGACAGTGCATGCCTTTgagcaaagagagaaagacagcttGAAGATGGTGTTAAAGAGACACTCAGCTGTGTTCTCTACGGAGTTAGGCACACTGAAGCAGATTAAATCCACACTGACTGTTAGACCTAACAGTATACCTAAATTCTGCCCCCCACGTAATGTGCCCTATGCACTTCGACCTCGAGTTGAAGCCGAGCTGAAGCGCCTAACTGAGCTTGGGGTGATCTCACCATTGGAGAATAGTGAGTGGGCCACACCTGTGGTGCCAGTTGTCAAGAAGGATGGCACAGTTAGACTGTGTGGCGATTTCAAGGTCACCCTCAACCAAGCTCTCTGCGTGGATAGATACCCATTACCACGCATTGAAGACATTTTTGCCTCTCTAGCAGGAGGGCAACGCTTCTGTAAGTTAGACTTGTCTAATGCATATCTGCAGATGGAGGTAGAAGAGAAGTGTAGGAAGCTGCTAACAATCTCCACACAGAAAGGGCTATTCCGCTTTAATCGCTTGCCCTTTGGAGTAGCGTCATCACCTGGCTTGTTCCAAAAGGCTATGGATCAAGTACTGCTCGGACTACCTTATACACACTGTTACCTGGACGACATCCTCATCAGTGGTCCTGATGAACAGACTCACCTCAAAGCGCTGGATTCAGTCCTAGGCAGGCTAGAGGAGTATGGCCTGCATCTCAAACAAGAGAAGTGCCAGTTTTTCCAGGAGTCTGTGGAATACTTGGGCCACATCATTGACGCAGCCGGGCTCCACAAATCACCAGAGAAAGTACGTGCTATTGTGGAAGCACCAGCACCACGTGATGTCAGCCAGCTACGTTCGTTCCTAGGAATGCTGAACTATTATGGACGCTTCATTCCTGATCTAGCCACTGTCCTTAAGCCACTAAATGAACTGCTAAACAAAGGGAAGCAATGGCAGTGGACAGTAGACTGTGAATCAGCTTTCCAGAAAGCAAAAGCACTCCTAGTATCACAGGAAGTATTAACACACTACAATCCTGAGCTGTCCCTTCGCCTTGCGTGCGATGCTTCACCATATGGGGTCGGAGCTGTGCTCTCGCACGCTATGCCTGATGGAGAGGAACGACCTATAGCTTATGCTTCACGAACACTCAGTAAGGCAGAACAAAACTATGcccagatagagagggaggcgCTAGCGATAGTCTTTGGAGTTTGCAAGTTCCATCAGTACCTCTATGGTAACAAGTTTACCCTACTCACTGACCATCGCCCGCTGACCTCCATCCTGAGTCCAGTGAAAAGTACACCATCAATGGCTGCAGCCCGAATGCAGCGCTGGGCACTCCTCCTATCAGCGCATGAGTATACCATCGAATACCGAAAGGGTGCACTACATGCAAATGCAGATGGACTTTCACGCTTACCACTCTCCCACACTCATAAAGAGAAGCTAGGCGCAGTAGAGGTGTTCTACACATCTCAGTTGGACACACTACCAGTCAGTAACACCGAGATCAAACGTGAGACCCTGTCTGACTCCACTTTATCTCGTGTCCAGGAAATTGTCTCCACTGGTCGTTGTCCAGCTGCAAAGGATGCAGACGAAGAGCTGTCGCCCTATCTGTTGCGCCGGCATGATCTCACCATACAGCAGGGATGCCTCATGTGGGGTATGAGAGTGATTGTGCCTCCTAAACTGCGCCCCCGGGTTCTGAAAGAGCTCCACTCAGCACATCCAGGAGTAGTGAGGATGAAGAGCTTGGCACGCAGTTATGTGTGGTGGCCCGGCATCGACTCTCAAATTGAGCTTCACGCCAAATCCTGCCCCCCGTGTCAGAGCATACAAAAGGCACCTGGGTTAGCTCCTCTACACCCTTGGATGTGGCCATCCAGTCCTTGGGAAAGGATACATGTGGACTTTGCTGGTCCATTCGAAGGACATATGTACCTGATCACTGTGGACGCCCATTCCAAGTGGCCTGAGGTGCATATCATGGACAGCACCACAGCCAGCAAGACCATACAAGTGCTCAGGGGACTTTTCAGTCGCCATGGAATTCCGCACATCCTTGTGAGCGACAACGGACCTCAGTTCAGTTCTGAAGAATTCAGTGCCTTCCTGAAGTCCAATGGAGTCAAACACACCCGCTCAGCGCCGTACCATCCTGCTACCAATGGCTTGGCAGAGCGTTTTGTGCGCACATTCAAACAGGCCTTAAAATCATCCAAAGGCACCGGGATGGTGCAACAACGCCTTGATACGTTCCTGCTGGCATACTGCAACATCCCCCACACCACAACAACGGAAACGCCAGCCATGTTGTTCCTTGGACGCAGGCTGCGTTCTCGTCTGGATTTCCTGAAACCCAATATTGCTGGAACAGTGCACAGATCACAGGATGCCCAACAACAACGCCGCCACCAACACTCAAAGGACAGGCAGTTTGATGTTGGGGCGCCAGTCCTTGTGCGTGACTATcggaagggggaggagaagtgGACACAAGGTATTGTTGTGGAAAAGACAGGTCCAGTGTCGTACAGGATAAATGCGGGAGTACCAGGGGTATGGAAACGCCATGTGGATCAGATGCTGACACGCCCCGATCCAGAGCTGCAGCAGATTGCAGTGAACCTTCCAATACCAGAGGACTTACCCCCGGGTGATATCTGCACCACACTCCACTCTAATACACCTCACACACAGGAGCCTGACTGTCACATTTCTCAGCACACACAATCTCCACACCAGTCCACTGACCCACCACAGACTGTGCTAACCGGTACTCCGGTAACAGAGACAATGAGACACTATCCTGTGAGGATTACTAAACCGCCCGTACGTTACGGTGCGGAGTGA